In Proteus vulgaris, one DNA window encodes the following:
- the sufA gene encoding Fe-S cluster assembly scaffold SufA, which produces MTNNVETFSLNDTAWQGIVLTDNAAKHICHLVEKNPEKQGLSLNIKPSGCTGYGYVIELVAGPNEDDIVYEHNGAKLFVSLKAMPFIDGLVVDYVREGLNQMFKFNNPKAQNVCGCGESFGV; this is translated from the coding sequence ATGACAAACAACGTTGAAACTTTTTCTCTTAACGACACAGCTTGGCAAGGCATTGTACTGACGGATAATGCAGCAAAACATATTTGCCATTTAGTTGAGAAAAACCCTGAAAAACAGGGGCTTTCCTTAAATATCAAACCCTCTGGTTGTACTGGGTATGGTTATGTTATTGAACTCGTAGCAGGCCCTAATGAAGATGATATTGTGTATGAACATAATGGCGCAAAACTGTTTGTTTCATTGAAAGCAATGCCATTCATTGATGGGCTTGTTGTTGATTATGTTCGTGAAGGACTTAATCAAATGTTTAAATTTAATAATCCTAAAGCTCAAAACGTCTGCGGATGTGGTGAGAGCTTTGGGGTATAA
- the sufB gene encoding Fe-S cluster assembly protein SufB, giving the protein MSQSNVEIGDEVQGWLSDHHYKEGFYTDISTDTLEKGLNEAVVRAISAKRNEPEWMLEFRLDAYRHWLEMEEPHWLKADYPSLNYQDYSYYSAPSCSSCCANGSCAGGTNEAVTSDKQAVQDYLTKEVEDAFNQLGVPVREGQAVAVDAIFDSVSVSTTYREELAEHGIIFCSFSEAIQEYPDLVRQYLGTVVSSHDNYFAALNAAVASDGTFVYIPKGVRCPMELSTYFRINAAQTGQFERTILVADEGSYVSYIEGCSAPVRDSYQLHAAVVEVIIHKDAEVKYSTVQNWFSGGDSEGGILNFVTKRAICEGENAKMSWTQSETGSAITWKYPSVILKGDNSTAEFFSVALTNGNQQADTGTKMIHIGKNTKSTIISKGISAGKSQNSYRGLVKVLPGAKNARNFTQCDSMLIGTQCGAHTFPYVEVMNNSAQLEHEATTSRIGEDQLFYCRQRGLSEDDAISMIVNGFCKDVFSELPLEFAVEAQKLLAISLEHSVG; this is encoded by the coding sequence ATGTCTCAGAGCAATGTTGAAATTGGTGATGAAGTTCAGGGATGGCTAAGCGATCACCACTATAAAGAAGGTTTTTATACCGATATATCAACTGACACCTTAGAAAAAGGATTAAATGAAGCGGTTGTACGTGCAATATCGGCAAAAAGAAACGAGCCAGAGTGGATGCTGGAATTTCGTTTAGATGCATATCGCCATTGGCTAGAAATGGAAGAGCCGCATTGGCTAAAAGCGGATTATCCATCACTTAATTACCAAGATTATAGCTATTATTCTGCGCCTTCTTGCAGTTCATGTTGTGCTAACGGCAGTTGTGCTGGTGGTACAAATGAAGCAGTAACCAGTGATAAGCAAGCTGTGCAAGATTATTTAACTAAAGAAGTTGAAGATGCCTTTAACCAACTGGGTGTTCCTGTAAGAGAAGGGCAAGCGGTTGCGGTTGATGCAATTTTTGACTCTGTTTCAGTTTCAACTACATATCGTGAAGAGCTTGCTGAACATGGCATTATTTTCTGCTCATTTAGCGAAGCTATTCAAGAATACCCTGATTTAGTGCGTCAGTATTTAGGCACTGTTGTATCAAGCCATGATAACTACTTTGCCGCACTGAATGCCGCCGTCGCGTCTGATGGAACTTTTGTCTATATTCCAAAAGGGGTACGTTGCCCAATGGAGTTATCGACTTATTTCCGTATTAATGCGGCTCAAACAGGTCAATTTGAACGAACTATTCTGGTCGCTGATGAAGGCAGTTATGTCAGTTATATCGAAGGTTGTTCAGCGCCGGTTCGTGATAGTTATCAACTTCATGCTGCTGTGGTTGAAGTCATTATTCATAAAGATGCTGAAGTAAAATATTCTACTGTACAAAACTGGTTCTCTGGTGGCGATAGTGAAGGTGGCATTCTTAACTTTGTAACTAAACGCGCTATCTGCGAAGGCGAAAATGCCAAGATGTCGTGGACGCAGTCAGAAACGGGCTCTGCAATCACTTGGAAATACCCAAGCGTGATTTTAAAAGGGGATAATTCTACGGCTGAATTTTTCTCGGTTGCTCTAACTAACGGTAATCAACAAGCAGATACCGGTACTAAGATGATCCATATTGGCAAAAATACCAAATCAACCATTATCTCTAAAGGTATTTCAGCGGGTAAAAGTCAAAATAGTTACCGTGGACTTGTGAAAGTCCTTCCTGGTGCAAAAAATGCCCGCAATTTTACACAATGTGATTCTATGTTAATTGGTACGCAATGTGGCGCACATACTTTTCCATATGTTGAGGTAATGAATAACTCAGCACAGCTTGAACACGAAGCGACAACGTCACGCATTGGTGAAGATCAACTGTTTTATTGTCGTCAACGTGGATTAAGTGAAGATGATGCAATCTCAATGATTGTAAACGGATTTTGTAAAGACGTGTTCTCAGAATTACCGCTGGAATTTGCTGTAGAAGCACAAAAATTATTAGCAATCAGCTTAGAGCATAGCGTTGGTTAA
- the sufC gene encoding Fe-S cluster assembly ATPase SufC gives MLDIKNLHVSVEGNEILKGLDLQVRAGEVHAIMGPNGSGKSTLSATLAGREEYEVDEGSITFKNKDLLELEPEDRAGEGIFMAFQYPVEIPGVSNQFFLQSSVNAVREYRGQEPLDRFDFEDFIEDKIKLLDMPQDLLTRSVNVGFSGGEKKRNDILQMAALEPELCILDETDSGLDIDALKIVSNGVNSLRDGKRAFIVVTHYQRILDYIKPDFVHVLYQGKIIKSGDFSLAQKLEEQGYGWLIDPQ, from the coding sequence ATGTTAGATATTAAAAATTTACATGTCAGTGTTGAAGGCAATGAAATCCTGAAAGGGCTAGATTTGCAAGTTCGTGCAGGTGAAGTTCATGCGATTATGGGGCCAAATGGTTCAGGTAAAAGTACCTTATCCGCAACACTCGCTGGCCGTGAAGAATATGAAGTAGATGAAGGTTCTATTACTTTCAAAAATAAAGATTTATTAGAATTAGAACCTGAAGATCGCGCAGGTGAGGGTATTTTTATGGCATTTCAATACCCTGTTGAAATCCCCGGTGTCAGTAATCAGTTTTTCTTACAATCTTCAGTGAATGCGGTAAGAGAATATCGTGGACAAGAGCCATTAGATCGCTTTGATTTTGAAGATTTTATTGAAGATAAAATCAAATTACTGGATATGCCTCAAGATTTGTTAACACGTTCTGTTAACGTGGGCTTCTCAGGTGGTGAGAAAAAACGTAACGATATTTTGCAAATGGCCGCCCTAGAACCAGAACTGTGCATTTTAGATGAAACCGACTCAGGTCTTGATATTGACGCATTAAAAATCGTGTCTAATGGTGTTAATAGCCTACGTGATGGTAAACGTGCGTTTATTGTTGTAACACACTATCAACGTATTCTTGATTATATTAAACCTGATTTTGTACATGTGCTTTATCAGGGAAAAATCATTAAATCAGGTGATTTTTCATTGGCGCAAAAATTGGAGGAACAAGGTTATGGCTGGCTTATTGACCCTCAATGA
- the sufD gene encoding Fe-S cluster assembly protein SufD, translating into MAGLLTLNEKREKQRQVELRNQQALKIFSELYHQRKGDDNFNARNHWLQVEKVGFPIYRHEDWHYTPLDETLSQSYQQLPPFDVQSLITKHALALDCYRVVMVNGTFSPTESSKEFGPYQVTLLDNQSELPEAVNGEIFLHLVESLAPHPLLITLKNGVIADKPLYILNITQGEHGAKVNNANYRFHLDVGANTQMQVIEHYISSNNENRHFTGARLTATIGDNASFSHIKLSFENAESQHFAHNDLTIGRDARVNSYAFLLGAKLSRHHTSSALKGENTELSMNSVVLPKAGEIADTRTWLVHGEKNCQSRQLHKSIAMDAGKAVFNGMITVTPQALKTDGQMTNNNLLLGDKAQIDTKPQLEIYADDVKCSHGATVGRIDDEQLFYLRSRGIPLSDARKMIIHAFAAELTESLENSVIKSLVLDRINQRLLEV; encoded by the coding sequence ATGGCTGGCTTATTGACCCTCAATGAAAAGCGTGAAAAACAGCGCCAAGTTGAATTACGTAATCAACAAGCACTAAAAATATTTTCTGAATTATATCATCAACGTAAAGGTGACGATAACTTCAACGCTCGTAATCATTGGTTGCAAGTTGAGAAAGTAGGTTTTCCTATTTATCGCCATGAAGATTGGCACTATACACCATTAGATGAGACGTTAAGCCAAAGTTATCAACAGTTACCCCCTTTTGATGTGCAAAGCTTAATTACTAAACATGCTTTAGCACTTGATTGCTATCGTGTTGTAATGGTGAATGGTACGTTTTCGCCAACAGAAAGTAGTAAAGAATTCGGCCCTTATCAGGTGACCTTACTTGATAATCAGAGTGAGCTACCTGAGGCCGTCAATGGTGAAATTTTTCTGCATTTAGTTGAAAGTTTAGCGCCACACCCTTTGCTTATTACACTGAAAAACGGTGTTATTGCGGATAAACCGCTTTATATCCTTAATATTACACAAGGTGAGCATGGTGCGAAGGTGAATAACGCGAATTATCGTTTTCATCTTGATGTGGGTGCTAATACACAAATGCAGGTCATTGAGCATTATATCAGCAGTAATAATGAAAATCGTCATTTTACTGGCGCGAGATTAACGGCAACGATTGGTGATAATGCCTCTTTTAGCCATATCAAATTAAGTTTTGAAAATGCAGAAAGTCAGCACTTTGCACATAACGATCTGACTATAGGTCGTGATGCTCGTGTTAATAGTTATGCTTTCTTATTGGGTGCTAAACTCAGCCGACACCATACTAGCTCTGCGCTAAAAGGTGAAAATACAGAGCTTTCGATGAATAGCGTTGTATTACCTAAAGCCGGAGAAATTGCTGATACTCGTACTTGGTTGGTTCATGGTGAGAAAAATTGCCAAAGTCGTCAACTACATAAAAGTATTGCAATGGATGCAGGAAAGGCCGTATTTAACGGTATGATCACTGTTACGCCACAAGCATTAAAAACAGACGGTCAAATGACGAATAACAATCTGTTGCTGGGTGATAAAGCGCAAATCGATACCAAACCACAACTTGAAATTTATGCCGACGATGTAAAATGTAGTCATGGCGCTACAGTGGGTAGAATTGATGATGAACAGTTGTTTTATTTACGCTCACGCGGCATTCCTTTAAGCGATGCTCGTAAAATGATTATTCATGCATTTGCTGCTGAATTAACTGAATCGTTAGAAAATAGTGTGATTAAATCGCTTGTATTAGACAGAATTAATCAGCGCTTATTAGAGGTATAA
- the sufS gene encoding cysteine desulfurase SufS → MTHSIEKARDDFPILSQQVKGKPLVYLDSAASAQKPACVIEHEKQFALTEYAAVHRGIHTLSANATTLVENVRKKACDFLGANSEEEIVFVKGTTEGINLIANVYSQRFLNDGDNIIITEMEHHANIVPWYMLAKQYGFHVRILPLLQDGTLDLSQLPSLIDERTKLLSITHQSNVLGTVNPVANIIYDARQYASQQDGELHILVDGAQSVMHQPINVSQLDCDFFVCSAHKLYGPTGIGLLYGKKVVLDELPPWEGGGAMIKHVHINGDITYADAPWRFEAGTPNIMGMIGLGAALDYLSDLGMNNIAKYENSIMKYAQEQLQKVKSLTLYGNDSRQGVIAFNLGKHHAYDVGAFLDNYGIAIRTGHHCAMPIMDYYQVTAMCRASLGLYTNKNDIDALVNALLRVEMLLG, encoded by the coding sequence ATGACGCATTCCATTGAAAAAGCGCGAGATGACTTTCCAATTCTTTCACAACAAGTGAAAGGAAAACCACTGGTCTACCTCGACAGTGCCGCAAGTGCTCAAAAACCGGCTTGCGTCATTGAACATGAAAAACAGTTTGCCTTAACAGAATATGCCGCGGTTCATCGCGGCATTCATACGTTAAGTGCAAATGCGACAACGTTGGTTGAAAATGTCCGTAAAAAAGCCTGTGATTTTTTAGGTGCCAATAGTGAAGAAGAGATTGTTTTTGTTAAAGGAACAACGGAAGGGATCAACCTAATTGCAAATGTGTATAGCCAACGATTTTTAAATGATGGTGACAATATCATCATCACAGAAATGGAACATCACGCAAATATTGTTCCATGGTATATGCTGGCAAAACAGTATGGTTTTCATGTTCGCATTTTACCGTTATTACAAGATGGTACGCTGGACTTAAGTCAGTTACCTAGTTTAATTGATGAGCGAACAAAATTACTTAGTATTACTCATCAATCAAATGTATTAGGTACAGTGAACCCAGTTGCAAACATTATTTATGATGCTCGGCAATATGCTTCTCAACAAGATGGTGAATTACATATCTTGGTTGATGGTGCGCAGAGCGTAATGCATCAACCCATTAATGTTTCACAACTTGATTGTGACTTTTTTGTTTGTAGTGCTCATAAGCTTTATGGGCCGACAGGGATTGGTTTGTTGTACGGTAAAAAGGTAGTGCTCGATGAATTGCCACCTTGGGAAGGCGGTGGTGCAATGATAAAACATGTCCATATCAATGGTGATATTACCTATGCGGATGCACCTTGGCGTTTTGAAGCGGGTACGCCTAACATTATGGGGATGATTGGGTTAGGTGCTGCATTAGATTATCTTTCAGATTTAGGCATGAATAATATTGCGAAATATGAGAATAGTATAATGAAGTATGCACAAGAGCAGCTACAAAAAGTAAAATCATTAACGCTGTATGGCAATGATTCTCGCCAAGGTGTGATAGCCTTTAATTTAGGTAAACATCACGCTTATGATGTAGGTGCTTTTCTTGATAATTATGGTATTGCGATCCGTACTGGGCATCATTGTGCTATGCCAATTATGGATTATTATCAGGTTACTGCAATGTGTCGCGCATCTCTTGGGTTGTATACTAATAAAAACGATATAGATGCACTGGTTAATGCACTATTGCGTGTCGAAATGCTATTAGGTTAA
- the sufE gene encoding cysteine desulfuration protein SufE, which yields MAVANLPDEAKLLRNFSRCQDWEQRYLYMMELGERLPSLTEEQRISANFIEGCQSQVWIAVSLNENKQLILAGDSDAGIVKGLVALVIILFQGKTVEQALATDVKHYFSSLALESHLTPSRTQGLHAMVTTLIRRFSEYTVA from the coding sequence ATGGCAGTTGCCAATTTGCCAGATGAAGCAAAATTATTACGCAATTTCTCTCGTTGTCAGGATTGGGAACAACGTTATCTTTATATGATGGAGCTAGGTGAGCGTCTTCCTTCTCTAACAGAAGAACAACGTATTTCAGCTAACTTTATTGAAGGTTGCCAAAGCCAAGTTTGGATTGCTGTTTCTCTTAATGAGAATAAACAACTTATCCTTGCTGGTGATAGTGATGCAGGCATTGTTAAAGGGTTAGTCGCCTTGGTTATTATCTTATTCCAAGGTAAAACAGTTGAGCAAGCTTTAGCGACGGATGTAAAACATTATTTCTCATCATTAGCACTAGAAAGTCACTTAACGCCATCTAGAACACAAGGTTTACATGCAATGGTGACAACGCTTATTAGGCGTTTTTCAGAATACACTGTAGCGTAA
- a CDS encoding L,D-transpeptidase family protein, whose translation MKKWLTLLGASLLGMSSHLSYATEYLLPDDGQRIIGNNQSYIVPDDKHSLEAIASEYQVGLLNMMEANPGIDPLLPDAGKALTIPLQMILPDTVRKGIVINLAELRLYYYPKEGGTVDVYPIGIGQLGRETPEMVTSISQLIKDPTWTPTTNIRKNYAAKGITLPAVVPAGPENPMGAYALRLAHSRGEYLIHGTNADFGIGLRVSSGCIRLRPNDIETLFNVVPKGSRVQVINKPIKFTETADGRQFIEVHQPLSRDENDDPQTMPFTFTKQFNAWYESGKVDKDKVDAELIRRSGIPVEVTAY comes from the coding sequence ATGAAAAAATGGTTAACTCTCTTGGGTGCATCGCTATTAGGAATGAGTAGTCACTTATCTTATGCTACAGAATACCTATTACCCGATGATGGCCAGCGTATTATTGGTAATAATCAATCTTACATTGTGCCGGATGATAAGCATTCACTAGAAGCGATAGCGTCTGAATATCAAGTGGGATTGCTCAATATGATGGAAGCAAATCCAGGCATTGATCCTCTTTTACCCGATGCCGGTAAAGCATTAACGATCCCGCTACAGATGATTTTACCGGACACTGTGCGAAAAGGTATTGTTATCAATCTTGCCGAATTGCGCCTTTATTATTATCCCAAAGAAGGTGGTACGGTTGATGTTTATCCTATCGGTATTGGTCAATTAGGGCGTGAAACACCTGAAATGGTGACTTCTATTTCTCAACTTATAAAAGATCCCACTTGGACACCAACGACTAATATTCGCAAAAATTATGCAGCAAAAGGGATAACATTGCCGGCGGTTGTTCCTGCTGGCCCTGAAAACCCTATGGGGGCTTATGCGTTAAGATTGGCTCATAGCAGGGGCGAATACCTTATTCATGGTACTAACGCTGATTTTGGTATCGGTTTAAGAGTGAGCTCAGGTTGCATTCGTTTACGTCCGAATGATATTGAGACATTATTTAATGTTGTACCCAAAGGAAGCCGAGTTCAGGTTATCAATAAACCGATTAAATTTACTGAAACTGCAGACGGTAGGCAATTTATTGAAGTTCATCAGCCACTATCACGCGATGAAAATGACGATCCCCAAACTATGCCTTTTACATTTACGAAGCAATTTAATGCTTGGTATGAAAGTGGCAAAGTCGATAAAGATAAAGTCGATGCAGAGCTTATTCGTCGTTCTGGTATTCCTGTAGAGGTTACAGCCTACTAA
- a CDS encoding major outer membrane lipoprotein: MKAKLVLGAVILASGLLAGCSSSNNAQLDQISSDVSSLNSQVQQLSSDVQSARAEAKSAYDEAARANQRLDNQVTTYKK; encoded by the coding sequence ATGAAAGCGAAACTTGTACTAGGTGCGGTAATTCTGGCTTCAGGCTTATTAGCAGGTTGTTCTTCTAGTAATAATGCACAGTTAGATCAAATCTCTTCTGATGTAAGTAGCCTGAACTCTCAAGTTCAACAACTAAGTAGTGATGTACAATCTGCGCGTGCTGAAGCTAAATCAGCTTATGACGAAGCAGCTCGTGCTAATCAACGTTTAGATAACCAAGTCACTACTTATAAAAAGTAA
- a CDS encoding linear amide C-N hydrolase produces MPDDTINTNVFACTTLAIKDKKNRIYHGRTMEFSTDKPASIFAYYPKAHTFQQNAPDGTPGLKYTVKYPFIAITAPINLEGTKDVLEGVNTQGLSFSLNMLPDSKLDDITPQDYSTSVPIAAIGEWALAQYATVEELRKAIPKTAFWSQKLLLLRNLPSPFHYAFYDKTGACIVVEVSDGRLHIYDNPTYCMTNGPLFPWHLTNLNNYTHLSNVNISTSTLGNIKVKQPDSGIALASLPSSDTSVDRFIRAVYYTTYYHQVSDPDIQLIELAHIMNRFDRPKNSTIDPLLGHDTLKALHTSEFSVWTTLTDLERGILFFRGYNNLNFQKFTLEAFKNEAEPIFIKVNLEGNL; encoded by the coding sequence ATGCCTGATGATACAATAAATACTAATGTCTTCGCTTGTACTACCCTCGCGATTAAAGATAAAAAAAATCGCATTTACCATGGTAGAACAATGGAGTTCTCAACAGATAAACCCGCTTCAATATTTGCATATTATCCTAAAGCACATACTTTCCAACAGAATGCACCAGACGGTACACCAGGGCTAAAATATACTGTTAAATACCCTTTTATTGCCATTACAGCACCCATTAATTTAGAAGGGACAAAAGACGTACTGGAAGGAGTCAATACACAAGGGCTTTCTTTTAGCTTGAATATGCTTCCTGATTCAAAGCTCGATGATATTACCCCGCAAGATTACTCAACGTCAGTACCTATTGCGGCAATCGGTGAATGGGCTTTAGCACAATATGCAACCGTTGAAGAATTAAGGAAAGCCATTCCTAAAACGGCTTTTTGGTCACAAAAACTATTACTTTTACGCAACTTACCCAGCCCTTTTCATTATGCTTTTTACGATAAAACAGGAGCTTGCATTGTTGTTGAAGTTTCTGATGGTCGTTTGCATATTTATGATAATCCTACTTATTGCATGACCAATGGCCCATTATTCCCATGGCATCTTACTAACTTAAATAATTACACTCATCTTTCTAATGTTAATATTTCCACCAGCACATTGGGAAATATTAAAGTCAAACAACCAGATAGTGGAATTGCTTTAGCTTCCTTACCAAGCTCTGATACTTCTGTCGATAGATTTATTCGTGCGGTTTACTATACAACGTATTATCACCAGGTGTCTGATCCTGATATACAACTCATTGAATTAGCGCATATCATGAACCGTTTCGATCGCCCTAAAAATTCTACAATCGATCCATTGCTAGGCCATGACACGTTAAAAGCGCTTCATACAAGTGAATTTTCAGTGTGGACAACGCTCACCGATTTAGAACGAGGAATACTCTTTTTTAGAGGGTATAACAATCTTAACTTTCAAAAGTTTACGCTTGAAGCATTTAAAAATGAAGCAGAGCCTATTTTCATAAAAGTAAATTTAGAAGGTAATTTATAG
- the pykF gene encoding pyruvate kinase PykF, translating to MKKTKIVCTIGPKTESEEKLNQLLDAGMNVMRLNFSHGDYEEHGNRIKNLRNVCAKTGKKAAILLDTKGPEIRTIKLEGGNDVALVAGQTFTFTTDKSVVGNKDRVAVTYEGFAKDLTVGNTVLVDDGLIGMKVTKVTDTEVVCEVLNNGDLGENKGVNLPGVSIGLPALAEKDKQDLIFGCEQGVDFVAASFIRKRSDVEEMRAHLKAHGGENIMIISKIENQEGLNNFDEILEASDGIMVARGDLGVEIPVEEVIFAQKMMIEKCNAARKVVITATQMLDSMIKNPRPTRAEAGDVANAILDGTDAVMLSGESAKGKYPVEAVTIMATICDRTDRIMKSRLEVSQKGAKLRVTEAVCRGAVEMADNLDSPLIVVATFGGKSARSIRKYFPTAPILALTNNEETARQLLLVKGVTTQLVNEISSTDDFYRIGKEAALASGLAHAGDRVVMVTGALVDSGTTNTSSVHVL from the coding sequence ATGAAAAAGACAAAAATTGTTTGCACCATCGGACCAAAAACCGAATCTGAAGAAAAACTGAATCAATTACTGGACGCAGGCATGAATGTTATGCGTCTAAACTTCTCTCACGGTGACTATGAAGAGCATGGCAACCGTATCAAAAACCTGCGTAACGTATGTGCTAAAACAGGCAAAAAAGCCGCTATTTTATTAGATACTAAAGGCCCAGAAATCCGCACCATCAAATTAGAAGGTGGTAACGATGTCGCTTTAGTTGCTGGCCAAACTTTCACTTTTACTACAGACAAATCTGTTGTTGGTAATAAAGATCGCGTAGCTGTAACTTATGAAGGTTTCGCAAAAGATTTAACCGTTGGTAATACTGTATTAGTTGATGATGGCCTTATCGGTATGAAAGTAACAAAAGTTACTGATACTGAAGTTGTTTGTGAAGTTTTAAACAACGGTGACTTAGGTGAAAACAAAGGTGTTAACTTACCTGGCGTTTCTATCGGTTTACCTGCATTAGCAGAAAAAGATAAACAAGATCTTATCTTTGGTTGCGAACAAGGCGTTGACTTTGTTGCAGCTTCATTCATTCGTAAACGTTCTGATGTTGAAGAAATGCGTGCACACTTAAAGGCACACGGTGGCGAAAACATCATGATCATCTCAAAAATTGAGAACCAAGAAGGCTTGAATAATTTTGATGAAATTTTAGAAGCCTCTGACGGTATCATGGTTGCACGTGGTGACTTAGGTGTTGAAATTCCTGTTGAAGAAGTTATCTTTGCACAGAAAATGATGATTGAAAAATGTAACGCTGCGCGCAAAGTAGTTATCACTGCAACGCAAATGTTAGATTCAATGATCAAAAATCCACGCCCTACTCGTGCTGAAGCGGGTGACGTTGCGAATGCTATCTTAGATGGTACTGACGCGGTTATGCTGTCAGGTGAAAGTGCAAAAGGTAAATACCCAGTAGAAGCGGTAACTATCATGGCTACGATTTGTGATCGTACTGACCGCATCATGAAATCACGTCTCGAAGTAAGCCAAAAAGGTGCAAAACTGCGTGTGACTGAAGCAGTATGTCGCGGTGCAGTTGAAATGGCTGATAACTTAGATTCTCCACTTATCGTTGTTGCTACTTTCGGCGGTAAATCAGCACGTTCTATCCGTAAATATTTTCCAACAGCACCAATCTTAGCCTTAACAAACAATGAAGAAACCGCTCGTCAACTTCTATTAGTTAAAGGTGTAACAACTCAATTAGTTAATGAAATTTCTTCTACTGATGACTTCTACCGTATCGGTAAAGAAGCTGCATTAGCAAGTGGTTTAGCTCATGCTGGTGATCGCGTTGTTATGGTAACAGGCGCATTAGTTGATAGTGGTACAACAAATACTTCATCTGTTCACGTTCTGTAA
- a CDS encoding MATE family efflux transporter, which produces MQKYIKEARSLLALGIPVIIAQFSQTAMGVVDTVMAGAVNATEMSAVAVGTSIWLPTILLGQGILMALTPIVAQLNGSGQRKHIADRTQQGFWLATFLSIMVIAVLYNSRFIIEAQHNIDPELAEKAIGFIHAIMWGAPGCLYYQVLRSQCEGLSKTKPGMIIGFVGLLINIPVNYAFIYGKFGAPQLGGIGCGVATASVFWAMFLMMRYYVRRAPTQRDVMPKKRFVSPELNTIKRITFLGLPVGLALFFEVTLFAVVALLVSPLGVTAVASHQIALNFSSLMFMFPLSLGIAATIRVGYNLGQRSTEQARISAITALAVGLMLASCTAIFSIIFREKIALMYNDNLEVVTLASHLMLFAALYQLSDSVQVIGSGVLRGYKDTRSIFFITFIAYWIIGLPSGYILGRTDYFVEAMGPAGFWIGFILGLTASAIMMGSRIWWIQRQSDEVVLLRSER; this is translated from the coding sequence GTGCAGAAGTACATAAAAGAAGCGCGTAGCTTACTTGCTTTAGGCATCCCCGTTATCATCGCGCAATTTTCCCAAACGGCAATGGGTGTGGTTGATACTGTTATGGCGGGTGCTGTAAATGCCACAGAAATGTCTGCGGTAGCAGTAGGTACGTCTATTTGGTTGCCAACGATTTTATTAGGTCAAGGCATATTAATGGCATTGACGCCAATCGTTGCTCAATTAAATGGATCAGGACAACGAAAACATATTGCGGATCGTACACAGCAAGGTTTTTGGCTCGCCACATTCTTGTCTATTATGGTAATTGCCGTTCTTTATAACAGCCGATTTATTATTGAAGCACAACATAATATCGACCCTGAATTAGCTGAAAAAGCGATTGGTTTTATTCATGCCATTATGTGGGGAGCGCCTGGTTGTCTTTATTATCAAGTATTAAGAAGTCAGTGTGAGGGATTATCCAAAACAAAACCCGGTATGATCATTGGTTTTGTTGGCTTGTTGATTAATATCCCTGTGAACTATGCCTTTATTTACGGTAAATTTGGTGCACCACAATTAGGGGGTATTGGTTGTGGTGTTGCGACCGCCTCTGTTTTTTGGGCAATGTTCTTGATGATGCGTTATTACGTGCGTCGTGCTCCCACACAGCGCGATGTTATGCCTAAAAAACGGTTTGTTAGCCCTGAGTTAAATACGATAAAGCGTATTACCTTTTTAGGGTTACCCGTTGGATTAGCGCTCTTCTTTGAGGTGACTTTATTTGCTGTTGTTGCACTGTTAGTCTCACCTTTAGGAGTTACAGCTGTTGCCAGTCATCAAATCGCACTTAACTTTAGTTCACTGATGTTCATGTTCCCTCTTTCATTGGGAATAGCTGCAACCATTCGTGTGGGTTATAACTTGGGACAACGTTCTACAGAGCAAGCGCGTATCTCTGCGATCACGGCACTTGCTGTCGGTTTAATGCTTGCCAGCTGTACCGCTATTTTTTCTATTATCTTTAGAGAAAAAATCGCATTAATGTATAACGACAATCTTGAAGTGGTAACATTAGCTTCTCACTTAATGTTATTTGCAGCCCTTTATCAGTTATCAGATTCTGTGCAAGTTATTGGCTCGGGTGTGTTACGTGGGTATAAAGATACACGTTCTATCTTCTTTATTACTTTTATTGCCTATTGGATCATTGGTCTGCCTTCAGGTTATATCTTAGGTCGTACTGATTATTTTGTTGAAGCGATGGGTCCTGCGGGTTTCTGGATTGGCTTTATTCTTGGTTTAACGGCTTCAGCCATTATGATGGGATCTCGCATTTGGTGGATCCAGCGTCAATCTGATGAAGTGGTGTTATTACGCTCAGAGCGTTAA